In the genome of Deltaproteobacteria bacterium, one region contains:
- a CDS encoding amino acid ABC transporter permease has product MFDAVQRNLPFLLGGFWITVKLMVLALAGGIPLGILVGLGRISKKKWVYYPVTFYVNVIRNIPLILVIFWFYFVMPIIVGSPLDPFPSAVISFIVFEATYFGEIFRAGYQSVSKGQIEAGYSTGLTYAQTARYILIPIAVRRMLPSMITQSIITYQDTCLAFVIGLPELVRRATIVDTLEVRSIQLFGFVAFVFWITCYVGSTISRRYEVKEARGV; this is encoded by the coding sequence ATGTTTGACGCCGTCCAAAGGAATCTTCCCTTTCTCCTGGGTGGATTCTGGATAACCGTGAAACTGATGGTTCTCGCCCTGGCCGGCGGCATTCCCCTGGGTATTCTGGTCGGACTCGGCCGGATCTCCAAGAAGAAATGGGTCTATTACCCTGTTACCTTCTATGTCAATGTGATCCGGAATATTCCTCTTATCCTGGTGATATTCTGGTTCTACTTTGTCATGCCGATTATCGTGGGAAGTCCGCTCGACCCTTTCCCCTCGGCGGTAATCTCCTTTATCGTTTTCGAGGCCACATACTTCGGAGAGATCTTCAGGGCCGGCTACCAGTCGGTGAGCAAGGGGCAGATAGAGGCCGGCTATTCGACGGGGCTCACCTATGCTCAGACGGCTCGCTACATTCTCATCCCCATTGCCGTGAGGAGGATGCTTCCCAGTATGATCACCCAGAGCATCATCACCTACCAGGACACCTGCCTGGCCTTCGTGATCGGGTTGCCTGAACTGGTCCGGAGGGCGACCATCGTGGATACCCTTGAGGTCAGGTCGATTCAACTCTTCGGCTTTGTGGCCTTTGTGTTCTGGATCACCTGTTATGTGGGATCCACGATCAGCCGTCGGTACGAGGTCAAGGAGGCGAGGGGGGTATAG
- a CDS encoding amino acid ABC transporter ATP-binding protein, with translation MIEIKDVSKWYGDFQVLHHIDEVIQDGRTVVICGPSGSGKSTLLRCINGLEHFQEGEIYVDGVSVGDPSTDLYKLRTKIGMVFQRFELYPHMTAMQNITLAPMKVRKKSKQEAEARAMELLERVGIPDKANEYPANLSGGQQQRVAIARALAMEPEIMMFDEPTSALDPEMIKEVLDVMIDLAKEGMTMLVVTHEMGFAREVAHEILFMDGGRIIERGTGEEFFQNPQNERTRDFLSKILI, from the coding sequence GTGATTGAGATCAAAGACGTGAGCAAATGGTACGGTGATTTCCAGGTGTTGCATCATATCGATGAGGTCATACAGGACGGCCGAACCGTGGTCATCTGCGGCCCGAGCGGATCCGGGAAAAGCACGCTTCTCCGGTGCATAAATGGGCTCGAGCACTTCCAGGAGGGAGAGATCTATGTGGACGGCGTCTCGGTGGGCGACCCCTCCACGGATCTATACAAACTGAGGACGAAGATCGGCATGGTTTTTCAGAGGTTCGAGCTCTATCCCCATATGACGGCCATGCAGAATATCACGCTGGCTCCCATGAAGGTGAGAAAGAAGTCAAAACAAGAGGCAGAGGCGAGGGCCATGGAACTGCTGGAGCGGGTGGGAATACCCGACAAGGCGAATGAGTACCCCGCCAATCTCTCCGGTGGCCAGCAGCAGAGGGTGGCTATCGCCAGGGCCCTGGCCATGGAACCCGAGATCATGATGTTTGACGAGCCCACATCGGCCCTCGATCCTGAGATGATCAAAGAGGTTCTGGATGTCATGATCGACCTGGCCAAAGAGGGGATGACCATGCTCGTGGTCACCCACGAAATGGGATTTGCAAGAGAGGTTGCCCATGAGATCCTCTTTATGGACGGCGGGAGGATAATTGAGAGAGGGACGGGAGAAGAGTTCTTCCAGAATCCCCAAAACGAGCGGACCAGGGATTTTCTCAGCAAGATCCTCATATAA
- a CDS encoding transporter substrate-binding domain-containing protein: MKGTIVIGLSVFLLLGLFSAPLLADETMERIEKTGTIRVGWREGSIPFAFIDPKSGKHVGFSVDMTYFLVDLLSEHFGKKIKIQPFTVTVKTRIPLVANRTVDVEMGSTTHTQKRDETVDFSLIFFFSETTFLVPKDSDIRTIEDLNGKRIGAARGSTNLAAIRSKVAAGVFKPKSILEVETHPQGFLALKGRKIDAYSTDRSLLEGLRMKAPNPGNWRTVDFAIAYEPYGYMTREGNSDIRDFVNNTIIWAIKTGKFFEFYDKWMGPKGVVPIPMSQAYRTYLDMICWPQEKDWWKKR, translated from the coding sequence ATGAAAGGGACGATCGTGATTGGGCTTTCTGTTTTTCTGTTGTTGGGTCTCTTCTCGGCTCCGCTTCTTGCCGACGAGACGATGGAGCGGATCGAAAAGACCGGAACCATCCGGGTGGGGTGGAGGGAGGGCTCGATCCCCTTTGCCTTCATCGATCCCAAAAGCGGCAAACACGTGGGATTCTCCGTAGACATGACCTATTTTCTCGTTGATTTACTCTCGGAGCACTTCGGCAAGAAGATAAAGATCCAACCCTTTACCGTTACGGTCAAGACCCGTATTCCCCTGGTGGCCAACCGAACAGTCGATGTCGAGATGGGTTCCACCACCCACACTCAGAAACGGGACGAGACCGTCGATTTCAGCCTCATCTTCTTCTTTTCGGAGACGACCTTTCTGGTTCCCAAGGACAGCGACATCAGGACCATCGAGGACCTGAATGGGAAGAGGATCGGAGCCGCCCGGGGCAGCACCAACCTGGCGGCCATCCGTTCCAAGGTGGCTGCAGGGGTCTTCAAGCCCAAGAGTATACTCGAGGTGGAGACCCACCCCCAGGGGTTCCTCGCTTTGAAGGGGAGGAAGATCGACGCCTATTCCACTGACCGGAGCCTCCTGGAAGGACTGAGGATGAAGGCCCCTAATCCGGGGAACTGGAGGACCGTGGATTTCGCCATCGCCTATGAACCTTACGGCTACATGACGAGAGAGGGGAATTCAGACATCAGGGACTTTGTGAACAACACCATTATCTGGGCGATCAAGACGGGAAAATTCTTCGAGTTCTATGACAAGTGGATGGGGCCGAAAGGGGTCGTTCCGATTCCCATGTCCCAGGCCTACCGAACCTACCTGGACATGATCTGCTGGCCGCAAGAGAAAGACTGGTGGAAGAAGCGCTGA
- a CDS encoding threonine synthase: MAGSRGSTGFVEALECSRCARRFPPDEIHNRCPCGGPLLARYDLRGISKAVTRDEIRRRPRDMWRYRELLPLGNDGYMVSLQEGFTPIIPLGSLSRQLGLSEIHLKDEGQLPTGTFKARGAAVGISKAREFDIGTVALATAGNAGGAWATYGARAHMEVHVVMPADAPEIHKKECLASGAHLYLVKGFISDAGAVASEACRRYGWFSVSTFHEPYRVEGKKTLGFEIAEQFGWEFPEVILYPCGGGVGLIGIWKAFKELREMGWVGKRAPRMVAVQSDGCAPIVKAFLEGKKCSEPWPGPRTRADGLRVPKPLADFLILDAIEESGGCAVSVAEADIPRAMKWLAREEGILACPEGATTLLALDRLRRSGWVGKGDRVLLLNTGSGLKYPRLIRGKAVTLEKGEEIRKKG; the protein is encoded by the coding sequence TTGGCAGGGTCGAGAGGATCTACGGGTTTCGTAGAGGCCCTGGAGTGCTCCAGGTGCGCAAGGAGGTTCCCGCCCGATGAGATCCATAACCGGTGTCCCTGCGGGGGGCCTCTACTGGCCAGATACGATTTGAGGGGGATCTCAAAGGCCGTTACCAGGGATGAGATCCGCAGGCGGCCCAGAGACATGTGGAGATACAGGGAATTGCTGCCCCTCGGGAACGACGGATATATGGTCAGCCTGCAGGAGGGCTTCACACCCATCATTCCCCTTGGCAGCCTGAGCCGACAATTGGGCCTCTCGGAGATCCACTTAAAGGATGAGGGACAACTGCCCACCGGAACCTTCAAGGCCAGGGGAGCAGCCGTGGGCATATCCAAGGCCAGGGAATTCGACATCGGGACGGTTGCACTCGCTACGGCCGGCAATGCCGGTGGTGCCTGGGCCACTTACGGAGCGAGGGCCCACATGGAGGTCCACGTGGTCATGCCTGCCGACGCCCCCGAGATTCACAAGAAGGAGTGCCTGGCCTCTGGTGCCCATCTGTATCTCGTCAAGGGCTTCATATCAGACGCCGGTGCTGTGGCGAGCGAGGCATGCAGGAGATATGGATGGTTCTCGGTCTCCACATTTCACGAGCCGTACCGGGTTGAGGGGAAAAAGACTCTCGGCTTTGAGATCGCCGAACAGTTTGGCTGGGAGTTTCCAGAGGTGATTCTTTATCCCTGCGGAGGCGGGGTGGGGCTGATCGGGATTTGGAAGGCTTTCAAGGAACTCCGAGAGATGGGATGGGTGGGCAAGAGGGCACCCAGAATGGTTGCCGTCCAGTCCGACGGCTGTGCACCCATTGTAAAGGCCTTCCTGGAAGGGAAGAAATGCTCTGAACCGTGGCCGGGCCCCAGGACCCGTGCCGACGGGCTTCGGGTACCCAAGCCCCTGGCGGATTTCTTGATCCTTGACGCCATCGAGGAGAGCGGTGGATGCGCCGTTTCAGTGGCAGAGGCCGATATCCCCCGGGCAATGAAGTGGTTGGCCCGTGAGGAGGGCATTCTGGCCTGTCCGGAGGGAGCCACCACGCTGCTGGCATTGGACCGTTTGAGGCGTTCGGGATGGGTGGGGAAGGGAGATAGGGTCTTGCTCCTCAATACGGGTTCGGGTTTGAAGTATCCCAGGCTCATCCGCGGGAAAGCCGTGACCCTGGAAAAGGGAGAGGAGATCAGGAAGAAGGGGTGA
- a CDS encoding amino acid ABC transporter permease produces MLGLAYEFDWSVLWRQPYGMYLLQGIWLTIQLGILSWIIAFLLGVFIGTIRVSSWRSMRFIGTAYVEIFRNIPFLVQLFFWYYAGPMVFGQTIQYRINAIPNLNYYVAIIALGMYTASRVAEHTRAGFAAISRDQYQAALSTGLTRIQMYRYVIIPYALRVIIPPLTTEFLTIFKNSSIAMTIGVAETTFMAYRIDAETFHGLEATTGACLIYLALGLGVVKLMGVLESRFKIHGLIGR; encoded by the coding sequence ATGCTGGGACTGGCCTATGAGTTCGACTGGAGTGTACTCTGGAGACAGCCCTACGGGATGTATCTCCTCCAGGGAATCTGGCTCACCATCCAGTTGGGAATCCTTTCCTGGATCATCGCGTTCCTTCTGGGTGTCTTCATCGGCACCATAAGGGTCTCATCATGGAGGTCGATGAGGTTTATCGGGACCGCATACGTGGAGATATTCAGGAACATCCCCTTCCTGGTTCAGCTCTTTTTCTGGTACTATGCGGGTCCCATGGTATTCGGGCAGACGATTCAATACCGCATCAATGCCATTCCGAATCTCAACTACTACGTGGCCATCATTGCCCTGGGCATGTATACGGCATCCCGGGTGGCCGAACATACCCGGGCAGGTTTTGCAGCCATCTCAAGGGACCAGTACCAGGCTGCCCTGTCTACCGGCCTGACCCGGATCCAGATGTACCGCTATGTAATCATTCCCTATGCACTCCGGGTGATTATCCCCCCCCTGACGACGGAGTTCCTGACCATATTCAAGAACTCTTCCATTGCCATGACCATAGGTGTGGCAGAAACCACCTTCATGGCTTACAGGATCGATGCTGAGACCTTCCACGGCCTCGAGGCAACCACCGGCGCCTGCCTGATTTACCTGGCCTTGGGTCTGGGGGTGGTAAAGCTCATGGGCGTTCTGGAATCGAGGTTCAAGATACACGGTTTGATCGGGAGATAG